tataaataaatcactcatgtttcctgtcctctgcttcctcctattggatgagtatttcaccaatcagataatccaccttgtgatgtctctgggcaaatctctcacttctgattccccccacatatctttatacaacctccAAATTCCCCTACCCATAttccagcatggaggggctcagtgaaggtggtgtggaaggtgtggagatgtcggatcgggtcacagagatcataaaaggagatctgcccggcctcataatccagatctatcctgactctctTACTAGAGACACCGCCGGGTAATAGGATCCTATTACTGTCATGTCTCACTGAGTACTGATCACCCAACAACCCCCTCTCCAaaccccaggacttcttattatatccaatccgtctctgctctcctctcctgtctatactggggtaacacatcccgactgtCCAGTACTCTgcccccccgacatccacttcccaataatgtctccctgaggagaaactctgactgctcatcacctgagaaTAATCCCGaaacctctctggtgtttctgggtgaTTGTGGCTCTCATATGACCAgaatacagttttcctgtcatctaaTAGATGTAGATTATTACcagctgtcctcacatccagtaatatgtctgtaacccCCGACACCCCCGATGTTTGCTGTACAGCCCCAATATTTGGTCCTCTAGCCTGGTGGTGTGAGTGTTGTATGGCGGGGGAGGGTTTGGGAGATCTCCTGGATggttgtatggtgggggagggttggggaggtctcctggatggttgtatggtgggggagggttggggaCGTGGCCTGGATGGTTCAGTATTGATGTGACCTTTGCCCTTTGTAGTAGAATGTGGATAGACATGTGTGCCTGGACATTTCTCTACatttaccccagacatgatatcagataaacctgtgtgtaatgtgtgtgagatgacccccacatccagatcccctccatcatggaggagtttatcatgtctctctctgtcctcatcatctccatcctcagtatcacacaagtcacttgtgtctgattcctgtaggacagtcagtggatccgtcatgttacacaactcctcaatgtcccccatcttcctggacagctcctccttctttatttccagatcttTAATCAACATGGAGATCCACTCTGCCTGCCtggagatttccctcaggactctcttctccaggtcttccagacgtctcctgaggtctctgaacaggacagtgactctctctgtttcatcatctgcttctccttgtactttcctcctgtgttcctgcagactctggactcttttctccatctcctctctctctgccatcagtttctgcagaacattcctcagtttcttcttctttatttcagaggcctcatccagagtctccacATGGTGTCCCCCATgctctccctccagcctgcaggacatacagatacaggtggagtcctcagtgcagtaatactccaggatcttcttatgaacggagcatttcctgttctccagggaagtggtggggtcacataagacgtcTTCTGGTGgcttgctgtggactctcaggcAATTGTGACACAGAGAAGCTTTACACTTCAGACAGGATTTCACAGCAAGTACGGGAGTatgaatacagtaagtacagaagaccccggactcctcctgatctggctgagcagacaggaaattctccactatgttacgtagtgttatgttcctgtgcagtgcaggccgatcctggaactcttctctgcattcaggacagaaATAACCTCTAGACTcctcctgtgtatccaacacacgaccaatacagtcccggcagaagttgtgtccacatttcagggttacaggatctgtataaatgtccagacagacggaacattccagttccttcctcagatcagcagacgccatcgctgaaagcagaagagagaagtgaaagtgaaagtaaccAGTGTGACCAGTACACACTCCTACACAGGGCGAGGAGACCAgttctgtacattcctacacagggcgaggtgaccagctctgtacattcctacacagggcgaggtgaccagctctgtacattcctacacagggcgaggtgaccagctctgtacattcctacacagggcgaggtgaccagctctgtacattcctacacagggcgaggtgaccagctctgtacattcctacacagggcgaggtgaccagctctatacattcctacacagggcgaggtgaccagctctatacattcctacacagggcgaggtgaccagctctatacattcctacacagggcgaggtgaccagctctatacattcctacacagggcgaggtgaccagctctatacattcctacacagggcgaggtgaccagctctttacattcctacacagggcgaggtgaccagctctgtacattcctacacagggcgaggtgaccagctctgtacattcctacacaggtcgaggtgaccagctctgtacattcctacacagggcgaggtgatcagctctgtacattcctacacagggcgaggtgaccagctctgtacattcctacacagggcgaGGGGACCAGTTCTGTATATTCCTACACAAGGCGAGGGgaccagctctgtacattcctacacagggcgaggtcaccagttctgtacattcctacacaggaAGGGGCTGAGACTTGTAGTAATAGAAATCCATACACAGAAGAACACAGATCAGATTCCTGATAGTAATCTCCCTGTCTGAGGAAAAATAAAGGAGGAGATTTATTAAGTTGTGGAAACATTGGGGTTCATATACCAAGAATACGGTGAAGCAACAGATGGTAGACTCCATTTGCACCTAATTGAAGCAACTACAACTTCAAAAGTTGAGAACAGAGAACCACCAATTAGGTGAACGTCTTccgtgtttcccagaaaataagatcGGGTCTTTTATTAATTTAGGATACAAAAAACgcattagggcttattttcagggcttatttatgtacaataatctacttttttattttacaggaataaagcaataacattttttttaaaaaccattcCTGtatcccctgtcttctctccccctccttccctgtcaTCTCAGGATCAACATCTCTGTAATACCCAAAATAAACCtgagttaaagtccttgtaaaatcttGTAAAAGGATTATGTGCAGTGTGTGTCCTTATGTAACATTATtgtagaaaataccttatttacagcccCGCTGGGCACTCACAGGACCCGCCGGAGCTCTTCTTTcctgctccaagcactgcagagggagggtccgagatcccaggtgatgtcagcactgcagagggaggagcCTGAGATCCCGGTTGATctcagcactgcagagggaggagcCCGAGATCCCGGCTGACctcagcactgcagagggaggggccagatATTCTGGCTGATgtcagcactgcagagggaggggcccgagatcccagctgatgtcagaactgcagagggaggggcctgaGATTCTGGCTGATGttagcactgcagagggaggggtccAAGATCCCGGCTGACCTCAGCACTGCAGAAGGAGGGGCCTGAGATTCTGGCTGATgtaagcactgcagagggaggggccgctgaCATCAGCTGATAGTTGAGGAGGAGAGCTCCAGCGGGTCCCTTGAGCTCCCAGtggtgctgtaaataaggtattttctacaataatgttacataaagacacacactggacattatataatcctTTTAGTCCAAGTCCAAGTATGAGCCCCTGAGGTCTCATGGgtgcatgctgggacctgtagtcattcactagttgggggaggggggagagagagaaggagggttgtgagagaccccctagccctgcctgcagtccttcctgtgccctctgtctgtgggtaggtgtgtgtgaTGGTCCTCTGGGCCCTCAGTCAGCCTGTCCttttacacaggttttaagaataatttattagacagctccgggatcttcttccaacttcggggggtctccttccgacttctcccggtgttcggcctcttctcccgggccccgccgctatcttcttccagctctattgccagcgaggggcccggtctgctgccgctgtctcgccgccgctgtctcgccgcttcttcttttcttcttccccgatgttgacacgacgctctctccggctcgaatgctgtgtgcgagctgcggagccatttatataggcggtaaccccgcccccttacgacgtcatggtcccagcatgcgcagggactctggcgtcataagggggcgtgaccccagaatccctgcgcatgctgggaccatgacgtcgtaagggggcggggttaccgcctatataaatggctccgcagctcgcacacagcattcgagccggagagagcgtcgtgtcaacatcggggaagaagaaaagaagagaagaagcggcgagaaagcggcggcgagacagcggcagcagaccgggcccctcgctggcaataaagctggaagaagatagcggcggggcccggagaagaggccgaacaccgggagaagaggccgaacaccgggagaagtcggaaggagaccccccgaagtcggaagaagatcccggagctgtctaataaattattcttaaaacctgtgcactgtgtttttttaattgacacttttccctaggtgaattggtaggggtaccatgtaccccaaactcattcacacagggtgggggggccgggatctggggggccccttattaaggggggctcctggattccgataagccccccgcccgcagaccccgacaaccaacggccagggttgtcgggaagaggcccttgtcctcatcaacatggggacaaggcgctttggggtgggggggcccgcagggcgccccccctcccccaaggcacccacccccccatgttgagggcatgcggcctggtacggctcaggaggggtggggggcactcgctcgtccccaccccctttcctggccggccgggctgcgtgctcggataagggtctggtatggattttggggagacccccacgccgatttttcggcatagggggttccccttacaatccatgccagacctaagggcctggtatgcccccgaggggggaacccacgccggttttttcatttaaaatttggcgcggtgttcccgcctcaggattcatacagACAGCTGTCAcaactgcctgtcactcatcggggaaggaaaacaaagttttcctttcccgatgagtgagccatctcggcgctggctcctgcgtcggggctcgtaggtgtcaaatctcgccgagaagtgcggcgagattgacacaatattgcggtcacctactgtacatatcGGTACATCcttgggtttcagtggttataccgggatgaggTCGGCActtacaggcatcatcccggtaccgttttgttCAGCTGGCGATTTTGGAGTAatgcagaagtgatctgagtggctaacgATCACTCAATCATTTCTGCGGGTGGcagaagggggtcccaccccccatcccctcccAGGCTCTCCGGTCCCATCGCAGTGCGGCCGGCGGCGATGGttgccctgtacagagagagaggaacagaCGTTCTCCAccctctctctgtaaccccggAAACCAGGAGCGATGGGCAGCTTGTCACTTACGGTTCCTACCCTTTGTTTCTCTGGCCACCAGGTAAGCAACCAATCAGagcgatctgtgtctgatcggctacatggggggccagaggagagatttggggtctaatagacctcagatctctccataaaagacCACCTGTCATGGGccattctatcacaagggatgttgttcatcctttgagatagcaataaaatacaaaaaaataaaaaaattacagcgCCCACGTCCCACCGTGATTAGGTGCAAATGCGAACACATACGTTACTCCCACACATATATGTAAACGGAgaccgcaccacacatgtgagggattGTCACGAATGATAGATTGAGAGCGATAATtccagcactggacctcctctgtaactctaaactggtaacctgtgttTAGAGCGTCAACTATGGAGATGTTTTAAGTACTTAAAGTTTGCCGCCAatccacgagcgtgcgcaaatttaaagcgtgacatgttaggtatctatttacttggcataacatcatctttcacaatatacaaaaaaaaaaaaaaaaaaattgggctaactttactgttttttttttgtttgttttgtttgattcaaagtgaaagtaaaaaaaaaaaaaaaaaaaaaaaaggcgtttgaaaaaccactgcacaaataccatgtgacataaaaaaaattgcaacatccgccattttattctctaggatctctgctaaaaaaagaaaaaaaaaactataaaaaacaaaaaacaaaaacgaacacatatacatatacacacacactaagtaattttctagcaaaaagaaaaagttaatttttacatgtaggagagaagtgtcagaataggcctgggaaGGAGgtgggtaaattaaaaaaaaaaaaaaaaaaaaaaatgtaaatccaaaactaaaaaagcaaCCTTAGTGATCCTCAGcacacacatcacttcctgtttctataCACAGGAGACTTCCTGGATTCCTACATCTTCCTGTATATACAGTGTGggaagtgtatatattatatatacattttatccaGAGCTCCACAAACTGTTGGGTAAAATAAAATCCTGTATAGTCCTAATGACCTCTCCGCACGTCACCCAGCaatcctcacccctcccccccatacatacTTGTCTGGTTTTTGGTGGCCTCATCCTGGTGGGGTTCACATGTCACCCCATCAAAAGTTCTCCATTCACAGAAAATGTCACCGATGAGTCCTCTCTGGTCACATTTGTAACCGTTTTCCCTGACAGATGAGTGTCTCCATATGTCACCATTAAAgaccaaatcccctccccccctatgtactaatataccattaatgtacctctgctgCAAAATCTACACAATTTCTGTACCTGAGAGAAGAAGACCTTCCCTGCgtgtttcctatatttcctataacACGTCATCTCTTGCTGGTCTGTAGATATCAGACTGAGAAGCCAATAAGACACAGGAAGGAAGTCAGCTGACCTCATTAGTACACACCtgtgtctcccctccccctatttgaTAACCACTCCTAATCCTTGTTTGCTTCATGTTAGGAAATACAACAACATTTTCTAAATACAAATCCACTTCAGTAACATTTAGAAAGTTAGGAGTTGTGCTGCCTCCCACAAGGGGGGGTAACAACACAAATTTAAATTTGATTGGTAAACAAATCAGCGTgggcccctcccccaatccaggcCACGCCCTTAGGTCTCTATTATATAAGAAATCATGTTTAATGTGTAAATAGAATTGTATTAGAATGTTGTCTTCTAGTTATAGATGTTTATCCTTTCATCACAGTCCTCCTATATATTCTTGTTCTAGACCTGATAAGCACAGTGGCTGAGTGGTCAGCACTCCAGACTAGCAGCACTCAGGTCATAAGTTCAAATCCCAACCGCAACACCCCCTATCTGGAGTTTGTCTGGTGAAAGGAAAAGTGCCATCCAATAagccagggatatgtaattagtgggcctctagctgttgcagaactacaagtcccatgaggcatagcaagactctgacacccacagatagaggcatgatgggacttgtaggtttgaaacagctggaggtctgctaattgcatatccctgcaataggCAAACACCTACAGCAAGTTCACATATGTCTGATGTGAATGGATTTCCTAAGCAGTGGTTCCAATGTGAACTTTTGGAGCCAGTGGCCTCCGACATCTTTAACATTTCCGGCAATaacaaaaatcatgaaaaaaaaccaACGTGGGGTCCCCCAGTCAATACCAGGCCTTTTTGTATCTGTTACGGCTTGTAAGGGGAACCctcatgccaacatttttttactAACGGTGCAGAGTCctcctcaaatccataccagactcttaggcccctttcaaacttgtacgacctgaaagtagtgcgactttgatgtgacttgacgtgcctgtgtaatcttgaggtctatggacctcaagtcatatcaaagtcggaccaaagtagtgcagggactgctttgaagtcacacagatatgaacggtactccttagaaatcatggggtacgacttgtcatgtgactttgcagtcccaagtcgcaggacaataatatttttcttctattgtatggtcttatggctgcaccagctttcaTGTGaaagtgtgccccccaaatatcttgtttgtttttgtttgtttaagtCGCAATCATTAAGGGCAATCATTTACCAAGAAATCTAACAATAATATAATCTAATTGGCATTTATTGAACATTTGCAGTTACATCTCTATTAGTTTTCAAATATGTTTTAATGTTTAATTTGTATTTTATGAGAATATTGAGCTCTATTTATATATGTGAATTGTTTAATCATGGTACAAATATATATTCTATGTGGAATTGTActcagcacagtggccaagtggcCCACTGGGAACGCTCAaaccatgggttcaaatcccaaacttTGTATCACCTGCTTGAAGCTTGAATAATAAGCAGCAGAGTACGCTAAAAATAGGTGAATGCCTAATTGTCACATCACCATGGTTGTTTCCATCATTGGAATGTATGAGATGTTATTTAGCAACAATATTATTATTGTGTGGAATGAAAAGAATCACATACTAGTGAACATGCAGGCTGTTGGTTTACATTTGTGCACTCGCTTATGCAttcggttgggatttgaacccatgacctgaAGTACTTTTTGCTGCTAagtgcagaccactaagccattgtgctgaaACAATTAGACCTCCGTAATACTtgagtatgattaaagaatgaacatagatAAGTAGAATTCTAAAGTCTCATTAAAAAGAaatttaacatgaaaaaatatcaCATATAATAGATATGTAAGTATAAATGTTCAATACATTCAATAACCGTACAGAATAGtggacattactctgtaatactcaTTCAGAACTAGAAAACAAACAAGGAATAAtaattgtaatagaaataaatatctgtgtgctttaGTTTCAGCTTTACAGTAACATGAAGACGGGTCATACCAAGCAAAGGAGATCTATTTGTTCCATTCTGTGATGTGTTTGTGTCTTATATATAGGAAAATGTAACATTGTAAGACAATCCTGACCATAGGAAGTCTTGTGTGTCCCAATAAAGTGATGGATGCGTTCCATCGAGATTACAAAGTTCTTGTGGAATGTGATGAGGAAATAACAACCTCTGATCCCGGGGAAGGTTCTGGAAGTTTATTTAGAAGAGAAGagttacaaagtaaaagtaaagattAAAAAGTAGAGAGATGAAGGTGTGCGGAGATCCTTAGACATGGCAGGTGGACCAAGGATCTGACCTCTTCATCATACGGGAGGCTTTTACCCTCCAATCCTGGACAGTTGTCATGGAGGACCGTCCCAAACATCAACATTTTACAGATGGAATCATTCACTGAAGAATTTGTACAAGTAGCACATCATTCAttacaagagacattcatttctgttatCTCTGAACACCTTATCAGCTTGTCCCACCTCCAGACTCCCAAATCCCTCATTGTAGAAGAAGGAGACCAACTGTCTCTATGTTCCCCAACAAGACCTTCCAAGGATCCCGAGAACAACAATTTGTTCTAATAACATCTTTGTGTAAAGTCATTCTAGACAGAGAACCTGTTATTATATAAAGaacctaacattagcatataagcacttagtCATGTCATTTCATCATTAGTAAATCATATAAGAATTATTTCTCTTTATCAGATGAATAGGGCCATAGAGGAAATGGAACAATTGCTCGGCTCCATAAGGATCATAGAGGCGCCAAGGATTTCCACTTCCTGAGACTGTATACCCCCATCACCTGTACAcaatccccgccccctccacatcataaccaataggaacaagactagcactggctgtattcatagtgacaatcatcacagccaatcacaatgagggggaggagcaatcacAGATCAATGGATTTTTCATGTAAAGGAACCTGTGAGGACAGAAATGTAGAAATTCTCATTGTGgatattaactgcttcagccccagaagattttacccccttcctgaccagagcactttttgcgattcggcactgcgtcgctttaactgacaatttgcacggtcatgcgacgttacacagaaacaaaattgacgtcctttttttccccacaaatagagctttcttttggtggcatttgatcacctctgcgatttttattgtgactgcgacattatggcggacacatcggacacttttgacactattttgggaccattgtcatttatacagcgatcagtgctataaaaatgcactgattaccgtgtaaatgacactgacagggaaggggttaaacactagggtgcgatcaaggggttaaatgtgtcctagggagtgattctaactgtgggggggaggggctaccactgacatgacagagatcactgttcccgatgacagggagcagtggatctctgtcatgacacaaggcagaaaggggaaatgctttgtttacataggcatctccccattctgcatctccgtgacacgatcgtgggacaccggtggacatctagtccgcgggacccgcaggcacagtcacgctgtacccgcCACGTGCACCctctagccccgccaattaaaggggacatacagttacgcccatttgcccaccgttgCTATTGTGCCGACTTATATCGGTGTgcgacagtcggcaagtggttaaagtgtgtggCTAGACAAATCCTATTGTTCTAGATTTGAATGGAGTGTGGGAGGATTAGAAATCTACAACAAGGACACAGTCAGGAATaaagatctgacaggggttctaatctctccCCATCTCTACTAAGGAACAGGATTTTTTATTTCTGTACCTGTTGATGTTGGAgagttcccatcacttcctgtctggtagaatgttgtcattggaacaggaagtgaagggaaatgtttcTATAGGAGCCCCGGATAACAGAAAAAACCTTTAAGGTGTATCTATAGGCAAAagtatttctttttttctgttttgtatggAGTGGGGCAGGATCAATACCCCTGGACCCTGCCCCACTccatacaaaacagaaaaaaaaaaaaaaattttgcctatagATACACCTTAAAGGTGTGTCTTCAGGGCTGTCATCCCATATTGAGTATGTTACCTCgtgtgtcactgacccagaacaagcatgcagccagtgaaggctgaacaatcagacctcctgcatgcttgttcctggtcagtgacacactaggtagtgaagtgaggtttaggatgaagatgacggccccggaacctgcagctttataaataaatcactcatgttccctgtcctctgcttcctcctattggatgagtattccaccaatcaccaatcagataatccaccttgtgatgtctctgggcagatctctcacttctgattccccccacatatctttatataACCATCCCCTCCCCATACATataccccagcatggaggggctcagtgaaggtggtggtgaaggtgtggagatgtcggatcgggtcacacaggtcataaaaggagatccgcctggcctcataatccagatctatcctgactctctTACTGGAGACACCACCTGGTAATGGGGTCTTATTACTGTCATGTATCACTGAGTAATGATTACCCCCCCACCTCTCCAaaccccaggacttcttattatatcCAATCCATGACTGACCTcttctcctgtctatactggggtaaaaCATCCCGACTATACCGTACAATgaccccccgacatccacttcccagtaatgtctccctgaggagaacctctgactgctcatcacctgaggacactgaaatctctctggtgtttctgggcgaTTCTGATGTGATGATGACCAGGatgcagttttcctgtcatctgatatatgtagataattagcagctgtcctcacatccagtaatatgtctgtaacccCCGACACCCCAAATTTTTGTTGTACAACCCCAATATTTGGTCTTCTAGCCTGGAGGTGTGAGTGTTGTATGGTGGAGGAGGGTTGGGGATGTCTCCTGGATggttgtatggtgggggagggttggggaAGTCTCCTGGATGGTTCAGCATTGATGTGACCTTTGCCCTTTGTAGTAGAATGTGGATAGACATGTGTGCCTGGACATTTCTCTACAAttaccccagacatgatatcagataaacctgtgtgtaatgtgtgtgagatcccccccacatccagatcccctccatcatggaggagtttatcatgtctctctctgtcctcatcatctccatcctcagtatcacacaagtcacctgtgtctgattcctgtaggacagtcagtggatccgtcatgttacacagctcctcaatgtcccccatcttcctggacagctcctccttctttatttccagatcctggaccagatcattgattatccctgagatccgctctgcctgcccggagatgtccctcaggactctcttctccaggtcttccagacgtctcctgaggtctctgaacaggacagtgactctctct
This window of the Aquarana catesbeiana isolate 2022-GZ linkage group LG01, ASM4218655v1, whole genome shotgun sequence genome carries:
- the LOC141127265 gene encoding E3 ubiquitin/ISG15 ligase TRIM25-like: MASADLRKELECSVCLDIYTDPVTLKCGHNFCRDCIGRVLDTQEESRGYFCPECREEFQDRPALHRNITLRNIVENFLSAQPDQEESGVFCTYCIHTPVLAVKSCLKCKASLCHNCLRVHSKPPEDVLCDPTTSLENRKCSVHKKILEYYCTEDSTCICMSCRLEGEHGGHHVETLDEASEIKKKKLRNVLQKLMAEREEMEKRVQSLQEHRRKVQGEADDETERVTVLFRDLRRRLEDLEKRVLREISRQAEWISMLIKDLEIKKEELSRKMGDIEELCNMTDPLTVLQESDTSDLCDTEDGDDEDRERHDKLLHDGGDLDVGVISHTLHTGLSDIMSGVNVEKCPGTHVYPHSTTKGKGHINTEPSRPRPQPSPTIQPSRRPPQPSPTIQPSRRSPKPSPAIQHSHHQARGPNIGAVQQTSGVSGVTDILLDVRTAGNNLHLLDDRKTVFWSYESHNHPETPERFRDYSQVMSSQSFSSGRHYWEVDVGGAEYWTVGMCYPSIDRRGEQRRIGYNKKSWGLERGLLGDQYSVRHDSNRILLPGGVSSKRVRIDLDYEAGQISFYDLCDPIRHLHTFHTTFTEPLHAGIWVGEFGGCIKICGGNQK
- the LOC141124044 gene encoding E3 ubiquitin/ISG15 ligase TRIM25-like → MASADLRKELECSVCLNIYTDPVILKCGHNYCRDCIGRVWDTQEGSGGYSCPECREEFQDRPALHRNITLRNIVENFQSTHPDQEESGVFCTYCIHTPIPAVKSCLMCEASLCDNHLRVHSKSPEHVLCDPTTSLENSKCSVHKKVLEYYCTEDSTCICVSCCLIGDHISHKKESLVEASEMKKKKLRNVLKKLITEREEMEKRVQSLQEHRRKVQGEADDETERVTVLFRDLRRRLEDLEKRVLRDISGQAERISGIINDLVQDLEIKKEELSRKMGDIEELCNMTDPLTVLQESDTGDLCDTEDGDDEDRERHDKLLHDGGDLDVGGISHTLHTGLSDIMSGVIVEKCPGTHVYPHSTTKGKGHINAEPSRRLPQPSPTIQPSRRHPQPSSTIQHSHLQARRPNIGVVQQKFGVSGVTDILLDVRTAANYLHISDDRKTASWSSSHQNRPETPERFQCPQVMSSQRFSSGRHYWEVDVGGSLYGIVGMFYPSIDRRRGQSWIGYNKKSWGLERWGGNHYSVIHDSNKTPLPGGVSSKRVRIDLDYEARRISFYDLCDPIRHLHTFTTTFTEPLHAGVYVWGGDGYIKICGGNQK